Proteins encoded together in one Corynebacterium liangguodongii window:
- a CDS encoding enoyl-CoA hydratase/isomerase family protein: MTTEILNEVRGHAGILTLNRPQALNALTLEMIREARRVVDGWAADDAVELVVIRGAGERGLCAGGDVAALYRDAIAGGHEGETFWREEYELDYTIAAFPKPVVALMSGIVLGGGVGISAHASHRVVTDDSRVGMPEVGIGYSPDAGGSYLLSRAPDGLGRHLAYTALHVGAAEAIDTGFADVFVPSGSLDGLVDTLCETGDPGVIAEFSREIGPGFGTERGEMVEIYGDAHDPVEILARLDGCHSEWAAKAAKVMRRNSPLGIRVTQRSLERNLSLDLAGTLTQEFWMSLNMQRHPEFVEGIRAQVVEKDRSPKWTYASLEDVPTDLPDSMFEPISGPTPPDFSHPKGK; encoded by the coding sequence ATGACGACAGAAATCCTCAACGAGGTCCGCGGCCACGCGGGAATCCTCACGCTGAACCGTCCGCAGGCGCTCAACGCGCTTACCCTGGAAATGATCCGCGAGGCCCGCCGCGTGGTCGATGGGTGGGCCGCAGACGACGCGGTGGAACTCGTGGTCATCCGCGGCGCGGGCGAGCGTGGCCTGTGTGCCGGCGGTGACGTGGCTGCCCTCTACCGCGACGCGATCGCAGGAGGTCACGAAGGGGAGACCTTCTGGCGCGAGGAATACGAGCTCGACTACACGATCGCGGCCTTCCCCAAACCCGTCGTAGCCTTGATGAGTGGCATCGTGCTGGGTGGCGGAGTGGGCATTTCCGCGCATGCCTCGCACCGCGTTGTCACCGACGACTCCCGCGTTGGCATGCCCGAGGTCGGCATCGGTTACTCCCCAGACGCCGGTGGGTCATACCTGCTCTCCCGCGCGCCGGACGGGCTGGGGCGCCACCTCGCCTACACGGCGCTGCACGTCGGTGCCGCGGAGGCGATCGACACCGGGTTCGCCGACGTGTTTGTGCCTTCCGGGAGTCTGGACGGGCTCGTCGATACGCTGTGCGAAACCGGTGATCCGGGCGTGATCGCCGAGTTTTCCCGCGAGATTGGCCCCGGCTTCGGCACGGAGCGCGGCGAGATGGTCGAGATCTACGGCGACGCGCACGACCCGGTCGAGATCCTTGCCAGGCTAGACGGTTGTCATTCCGAGTGGGCCGCAAAGGCCGCGAAGGTGATGCGCCGCAACTCTCCTCTGGGCATCCGGGTCACGCAGCGCTCGCTGGAGCGCAACCTTTCGCTCGACTTAGCGGGCACGCTCACCCAGGAGTTCTGGATGTCGCTCAACATGCAGCGCCATCCCGAATTCGTCGAGGGCATCCGGGCCCAGGTTGTCGAGAAGGATCGCTCACCGAAGTGGACCTACGCCTCGCTTGAGGACGTCCCTACCGACCTCCCCGATTCCATGTTCGAGCCTATTTCCGGCCCGACCCCGCCTGATTTCAGCCACCCGAAAGGAAAATAG
- a CDS encoding enoyl-CoA hydratase produces the protein MIITETHGRVGLITLNRPETLNALNDETMREVTAAVTAFDRDEEIGAIVLTGSERAFAAGADIKEMADKSATEMYSADWFAGWDELTRARTPIIAAVGGYALGGGCELAMMCDFIIAADNAKFGQPEVNLGVTPGMGGSQRLARAVGKAKAMEMCLTGRMMDAEEAERAGLVARVVPAAELLDKALETASTIAEKSLVATTMIKEQVNASWETTLSQGLLFERRTFHSIFASKDQAEGMAAFVEKRKPGFTNS, from the coding sequence ATGATCATTACCGAGACACACGGACGCGTGGGCCTGATCACGCTCAACCGCCCTGAGACGCTCAACGCGCTCAACGACGAGACCATGCGTGAGGTCACGGCCGCCGTGACCGCCTTCGACCGCGACGAGGAGATCGGCGCGATCGTCCTCACCGGCTCCGAGAGGGCCTTCGCCGCCGGCGCCGACATCAAGGAAATGGCGGATAAGAGCGCCACCGAGATGTATTCCGCGGACTGGTTCGCGGGGTGGGACGAGCTCACCCGCGCCCGCACGCCGATCATCGCCGCGGTCGGCGGCTACGCTCTCGGCGGCGGCTGCGAGCTGGCCATGATGTGTGATTTCATCATTGCGGCGGATAACGCCAAGTTCGGCCAACCCGAGGTCAACCTCGGCGTGACCCCGGGGATGGGCGGCTCGCAGCGCCTCGCCCGCGCGGTGGGTAAGGCCAAGGCGATGGAGATGTGCCTGACGGGCAGGATGATGGACGCCGAAGAGGCAGAGCGCGCGGGTCTCGTCGCCAGGGTCGTGCCGGCCGCCGAGCTGCTTGACAAAGCCCTCGAGACCGCCTCGACCATCGCGGAGAAGTCGCTGGTAGCCACCACAATGATCAAGGAGCAGGTCAACGCGTCCTGGGAGACGACGCTGAGCCAGGGCCTGCTCTTCGAACGGCGCACCTTCCACTCGATTTTCGCCTCTAAGGATCAAGCGGAAGGTATGGCCGCGTTTGTGGAGAAGCGCAAGCCCGGCTTCACCAACTCTTAG
- a CDS encoding AMP-binding protein: MNPTTEQFKAARDRLAGLSTDYEAARQAFEWPRFEHFNFALDWFDHLATEASTRERDALVIADADGSILRRTFAELGQRSAQLANWFESVGATRGDRVMIMLGNQVELWETMLACIKAGLVINPATAMLGHADLQDRTERAGISWVVTNASNAEKFGAVRGDFTLIQVDGDSPAQSAHPTLCYNDSVAAPLEYTPKCPTRADESLLLYFTSGTTSKAKLVEHTHTSYPVGHLTTMYWIGLTEGDVHLNVAAPGWAKHAWSNFFAPWIAGATVFLYNYERFDAPGLLAIMDAEHVSSFCAPPTVWRMLVQADLAQIKHPPTKLVAAGEPLDPELISTIERAWGTRVRDGFGQTETSVQIANTPGQQVKPGSMGRPLPGFTVALIDPETNKEGDTGEICLKLDPRPVGLTPGYFREAEKNAEVFRDGYYHTGDTARRDADGYIFYIGRADDVFKASDYRLSPFELESVVIEHGAVAEVAVVPSPDPIRHAVPKAYVALAPGFEPSAGTAAEILKHCRDGLAPYKRIRRLEFFELPKTISGKIRRVELRAREVEIHAADGGATTAPTEFADADFPELKGD, translated from the coding sequence GTGAACCCCACCACTGAGCAGTTCAAGGCCGCCCGCGACCGGCTCGCCGGCCTGAGCACCGACTACGAAGCCGCCCGGCAGGCCTTCGAATGGCCCCGCTTCGAGCACTTCAACTTCGCCCTCGACTGGTTCGACCACCTGGCCACAGAGGCGTCGACACGCGAGCGCGACGCTCTTGTCATCGCGGACGCCGACGGCTCCATCCTGCGCCGCACGTTCGCCGAACTCGGGCAGCGCTCCGCGCAGCTGGCGAACTGGTTCGAATCCGTTGGCGCCACCCGCGGCGATCGCGTCATGATCATGCTAGGAAACCAGGTCGAGCTGTGGGAGACGATGCTCGCCTGCATTAAGGCCGGCCTTGTCATCAACCCCGCCACCGCCATGCTCGGCCACGCCGATCTCCAAGACCGCACCGAGCGCGCGGGCATCTCCTGGGTGGTCACCAACGCCTCCAACGCGGAGAAATTCGGCGCGGTCAGGGGCGATTTCACCCTCATCCAGGTCGACGGCGACTCACCTGCGCAGAGCGCACACCCGACGCTGTGCTACAACGATTCCGTCGCAGCCCCACTCGAATACACCCCGAAGTGCCCGACCCGGGCGGACGAGTCGCTGCTTTTGTACTTCACCTCCGGCACGACGTCGAAGGCCAAGCTCGTCGAGCACACCCACACATCCTACCCCGTCGGCCACCTCACCACGATGTACTGGATTGGACTCACCGAAGGCGACGTCCACCTCAACGTCGCGGCCCCCGGCTGGGCGAAGCACGCCTGGTCGAACTTCTTCGCCCCCTGGATCGCCGGGGCGACCGTATTCCTCTACAACTACGAGCGCTTCGACGCCCCCGGGCTGCTCGCCATCATGGACGCCGAGCACGTCAGCAGCTTCTGCGCCCCGCCGACCGTGTGGCGCATGCTCGTCCAAGCCGACCTCGCCCAGATCAAGCACCCACCGACCAAGCTCGTCGCCGCCGGGGAGCCGCTCGACCCCGAGCTCATCTCGACCATCGAGCGCGCCTGGGGCACCCGCGTGCGCGACGGGTTCGGCCAGACCGAGACCTCGGTGCAAATCGCCAACACCCCCGGCCAGCAGGTCAAGCCGGGCTCGATGGGCCGGCCACTGCCCGGCTTTACTGTCGCGCTGATCGACCCGGAGACGAACAAGGAAGGAGACACCGGTGAAATCTGCCTCAAGCTCGACCCCCGCCCGGTGGGCCTGACCCCCGGCTACTTCCGGGAGGCGGAGAAGAACGCCGAGGTCTTCCGTGACGGCTACTACCACACCGGGGATACCGCGCGGCGCGACGCCGACGGGTACATCTTCTACATCGGCCGCGCCGACGACGTGTTCAAGGCCTCAGACTACCGGCTCTCCCCCTTCGAACTCGAATCCGTCGTCATCGAGCACGGCGCCGTGGCCGAGGTCGCCGTTGTGCCCTCGCCGGACCCGATCCGCCACGCGGTGCCTAAGGCCTACGTCGCGCTCGCCCCGGGTTTCGAGCCCAGCGCGGGGACCGCGGCGGAGATCCTCAAGCACTGCCGCGACGGTCTCGCCCCGTACAAACGGATCCGGCGCCTGGAGTTCTTCGAACTGCCAAAGACCATCTCCGGCAAGATCCGCCGGGTTGAGCTGCGCGCCCGCGAGGTTGAGATCCACGCGGCTGACGGCGGGGCGACGACGGCGCCGACGGAATTCGCCGACGCCGATTTCCCGGAGCTGAAGGGAGACTAA
- a CDS encoding TetR/AcrR family transcriptional regulator, whose product MTRELTTRQRELFDTLKADFLAEGFESFTIDSAVKRYHCSKSTIYALGGSRDEIIRRVLISFFQDIARATAPTAESPALALRKYFAAMSEALAPVSPTFARDLAVEAVAQEVYSVNTAAAVATIKALINAGIESGEFSTPSPEFIAALIYRTMSDIQQGEYAEDIGLSAAYRELGRLILGGIAAH is encoded by the coding sequence GTGACCCGTGAACTCACCACCCGGCAGCGCGAGCTATTCGACACTCTCAAGGCCGACTTCCTCGCGGAGGGGTTCGAATCCTTCACCATCGACTCCGCCGTCAAGCGCTACCACTGCTCGAAATCGACGATCTACGCGCTTGGTGGCTCGCGCGACGAGATCATCCGGCGGGTCCTCATCAGCTTCTTCCAGGACATCGCGCGGGCGACCGCCCCCACGGCCGAATCCCCCGCGCTCGCCCTTAGGAAGTACTTCGCCGCCATGTCGGAGGCGCTCGCCCCGGTCAGCCCCACTTTCGCCCGCGACCTCGCCGTGGAGGCCGTGGCGCAGGAGGTCTACTCCGTCAACACTGCAGCCGCGGTGGCAACCATCAAGGCGCTCATCAATGCGGGCATCGAGAGCGGCGAGTTCTCCACCCCGTCCCCGGAGTTCATCGCGGCACTGATATACCGCACGATGAGCGACATCCAGCAGGGCGAGTATGCGGAGGACATCGGACTCTCTGCAGCCTACCGGGAGCTCGGACGGCTCATCCTCGGCGGCATCGCCGCGCACTAG
- a CDS encoding acyl-CoA dehydrogenase family protein, translating into MAFIPHPDADILAVAGRLEPSERTRLREIHEFLQSEIAPVTGPYWDAEEFPFDLLPKLASEGLGEVELGQTSRLFRGLVYAELTRADVSVSAFVGIHNELIVGMLNELGSEEQKKTWLPGLRTFDKAGCFALTEPEHGSDIAGGLATTAERTAEGWVINGKKRWIGGGTFADFAITFARDTADGSIRAFLVELDRVGVSAEKISGKMGLRIMQNADIIFDGVTIPHGNALPGAQSFANVNDFLCSSRAWVGWQGAGIQLAIFDAARDYAINRQQFGRPIAKFQLVQEQLVRILGNASASLALMAQVAEVQQHGGLVMPIAALAKATTTRLARESASLGRAIGGGNGILTEHGLSKLMGDAEVLFTYEGTYDINSLIVGRAVTGVSAFVS; encoded by the coding sequence ATGGCCTTCATCCCTCACCCGGACGCCGATATTCTCGCCGTCGCGGGGCGCCTCGAACCCAGCGAGCGCACGCGGCTGCGCGAGATCCACGAGTTTCTCCAGAGCGAGATCGCCCCGGTGACCGGACCGTACTGGGATGCCGAAGAATTCCCCTTCGACCTCCTCCCGAAGCTCGCCAGCGAGGGCCTCGGCGAGGTTGAGCTGGGGCAGACCTCCCGGCTCTTCCGCGGCCTCGTCTACGCGGAGCTCACGCGTGCTGACGTCTCTGTCTCCGCCTTCGTCGGAATCCACAACGAGCTCATCGTCGGCATGCTCAACGAGCTCGGCTCCGAGGAGCAGAAAAAGACCTGGCTGCCGGGGCTACGCACTTTTGACAAGGCCGGCTGCTTCGCGCTGACGGAGCCCGAGCACGGCTCCGACATCGCCGGCGGCCTTGCCACCACTGCGGAGCGAACCGCGGAGGGATGGGTAATCAACGGCAAGAAGCGATGGATAGGCGGCGGAACTTTCGCCGATTTTGCCATCACTTTCGCCCGCGACACCGCCGACGGAAGCATCCGGGCGTTTCTCGTCGAGCTTGACCGCGTGGGGGTGAGCGCGGAGAAGATCTCCGGCAAGATGGGTCTGCGCATCATGCAAAATGCAGACATCATCTTCGACGGCGTCACCATCCCCCACGGCAACGCGCTGCCCGGGGCACAGTCCTTCGCCAACGTCAATGACTTCCTGTGCTCCTCGCGCGCGTGGGTCGGCTGGCAGGGCGCTGGGATCCAGCTCGCGATCTTCGATGCGGCCCGCGACTACGCCATCAACCGCCAGCAGTTTGGCCGGCCGATTGCGAAGTTCCAGCTCGTCCAGGAACAGCTCGTGCGCATCCTCGGCAACGCCTCCGCCTCGCTCGCGCTTATGGCCCAGGTGGCCGAGGTGCAGCAACACGGCGGGCTTGTCATGCCGATCGCGGCGCTGGCCAAGGCCACCACCACTCGTCTCGCCCGCGAATCGGCCTCCCTCGGCCGGGCCATTGGCGGCGGCAATGGCATCCTCACCGAGCACGGGCTCTCAAAGCTCATGGGGGATGCCGAGGTGCTGTTTACCTACGAGGGAACCTACGACATCAACTCGCTGATCGTCGGCCGCGCAGTTACAGGCGTGTCCGCCTTCGTGTCCTAA
- a CDS encoding SDR family NAD(P)-dependent oxidoreductase, giving the protein MELTNTAAVVTGAASGLGRATAEFLVARGVRVTGFDLQEPADSVGFTSVVVDVTDPEAVSAAVADAAAEAPLRVAVNCAGIAPSARILGRKGPHDPGLFSKVIDVNLRGTFHVLTAAAAEMATTEPLDADGQRGVIINTASVAAFEGQVGQAAYSASKGAVHALSITAARDLASLGIRVNAIAPGIVETPMMSQITPEFRAELEANVQFPSRLARPEEFASLVVSIIDNDYLNGQTIRLDGALRMPPR; this is encoded by the coding sequence ATGGAATTGACCAATACTGCAGCAGTCGTCACCGGGGCGGCTTCCGGGCTCGGACGCGCCACCGCCGAGTTCCTGGTTGCTCGCGGGGTCCGCGTTACGGGTTTCGACCTGCAGGAACCCGCCGACTCGGTCGGATTCACCTCCGTGGTTGTCGACGTGACCGACCCGGAAGCTGTCTCCGCCGCCGTCGCCGACGCCGCGGCTGAGGCGCCGTTGCGCGTCGCCGTCAACTGCGCGGGCATTGCGCCGTCGGCACGCATTCTCGGCCGCAAAGGCCCGCACGACCCCGGCCTTTTCTCCAAGGTCATCGACGTCAATCTGCGCGGGACCTTCCACGTGCTCACCGCCGCGGCTGCAGAAATGGCGACGACCGAGCCGCTCGACGCCGACGGCCAGCGTGGCGTCATCATCAACACCGCTTCCGTCGCCGCTTTCGAGGGCCAGGTTGGGCAGGCGGCCTACTCGGCGTCGAAGGGTGCGGTTCACGCGCTCTCGATCACCGCGGCGCGCGACCTCGCCTCACTGGGCATCCGTGTCAACGCGATCGCACCGGGAATCGTGGAGACACCCATGATGTCCCAGATCACTCCCGAATTCCGCGCCGAGCTCGAGGCGAACGTGCAGTTCCCCTCCCGCCTGGCCCGGCCGGAGGAGTTCGCGAGCCTCGTGGTCTCAATCATCGACAACGACTACCTCAACGGCCAGACCATCCGACTTGACGGCGCGCTGCGCATGCCTCCGCGCTAG
- the mmsA gene encoding CoA-acylating methylmalonate-semialdehyde dehydrogenase → MYTISHYIDAASYEGTPGATQPVVNPSTGQRQAEVKMANKDDVDAAIAAAAKAQPAWAALNPQRRARIIGEWIRLIHANMDDLARTLSSEHGKTFNDAKGDILRGVDVLEFCLGAPHQLKGEFSSEVGAGLDTFSLRQPLGVVAGITPFNFPAMIPLWKAGPALACGNGFVLKPSERDPSVPVRLAELFVEAGGPAGIFNVVHGGKEAVDAILDSEVVQAVAFVGSTPIAQYIYERCAATGKRSQCFGGAKNHAIVLPDADIEAAADALVGAAFGSAGERCMALSVVVPVGEETAGKLREAIVAKMTTLKVGHSLDPEADYGPLVSAQARDRVVSLIDEGVEAGAELVSDGRTLDLSNASFEGASLADGYFVGPTFFDHVKASMSIYTEEIFGPVLCMVRAETIEEAAAYPSEHHYGNGVAIFTRSGGAARDFFTSVNVGMVGVNVPIPVPIAYHTFGGWKDSSFGDLNQHGPDAFRFYTKTKTVTTRWPDECEVGPDFTMPIMK, encoded by the coding sequence ATGTATACCATCAGCCACTACATCGACGCCGCCTCCTACGAAGGCACGCCCGGGGCCACCCAGCCTGTTGTCAATCCCTCGACCGGTCAGCGGCAGGCTGAGGTCAAGATGGCCAACAAGGACGACGTCGACGCTGCCATCGCCGCGGCCGCTAAGGCACAGCCCGCCTGGGCCGCATTGAACCCGCAGCGCCGCGCCCGCATCATCGGCGAGTGGATCCGCCTTATTCACGCGAACATGGATGACCTGGCGCGGACCCTCTCTAGCGAGCACGGCAAGACCTTTAACGACGCCAAGGGCGACATTCTGCGAGGCGTCGACGTCCTCGAGTTCTGCCTCGGCGCCCCGCACCAGCTCAAAGGTGAGTTCTCGAGCGAGGTCGGCGCAGGGCTCGACACCTTCTCGCTGCGCCAGCCCCTCGGAGTGGTCGCAGGTATCACCCCATTCAACTTCCCCGCGATGATCCCGCTGTGGAAGGCGGGTCCCGCCCTCGCCTGCGGCAACGGGTTCGTGCTCAAGCCCTCGGAACGCGATCCCTCCGTCCCGGTCCGCCTCGCCGAGCTCTTCGTCGAGGCGGGCGGCCCGGCCGGCATCTTCAACGTCGTCCACGGCGGCAAGGAGGCCGTCGACGCGATCTTGGATTCCGAGGTTGTTCAGGCCGTCGCCTTTGTCGGTTCCACCCCTATCGCGCAGTACATCTACGAGCGCTGCGCCGCAACAGGCAAGCGCTCCCAGTGCTTCGGTGGCGCAAAGAATCACGCCATCGTGCTTCCCGACGCCGACATCGAGGCCGCCGCGGACGCACTCGTCGGAGCCGCCTTCGGCTCAGCCGGCGAGCGCTGTATGGCACTCTCCGTCGTCGTCCCGGTGGGCGAGGAGACCGCAGGGAAGCTGCGCGAGGCCATCGTGGCGAAGATGACTACGCTCAAGGTCGGCCATAGCCTGGACCCGGAGGCAGACTACGGCCCGCTGGTGAGCGCGCAGGCGCGCGACCGGGTCGTCTCGCTCATCGACGAGGGCGTGGAGGCCGGCGCCGAGCTTGTCTCTGACGGTCGCACACTCGACCTGTCGAACGCATCTTTCGAGGGAGCCTCTCTTGCCGACGGCTATTTCGTCGGCCCCACCTTCTTTGATCATGTGAAGGCTTCCATGAGTATCTACACCGAGGAGATCTTTGGCCCGGTGCTGTGCATGGTGCGCGCCGAGACGATCGAGGAGGCTGCCGCCTACCCGAGCGAGCACCACTACGGCAACGGCGTGGCAATCTTCACCCGCTCGGGCGGTGCGGCCCGTGACTTCTTCACCAGCGTCAACGTCGGCATGGTTGGTGTGAACGTCCCTATTCCGGTGCCGATCGCCTACCACACCTTTGGTGGATGGAAGGACTCGAGCTTCGGGGATTTGAACCAGCACGGCCCCGATGCCTTCCGCTTCTATACCAAGACCAAGACCGTGACCACCCGTTGGCCGGACGAATGTGAGGTCGGGCCAGACTTCACTATGCCGATTATGAAGTAA
- the mmsB gene encoding 3-hydroxyisobutyrate dehydrogenase has protein sequence MTTVAFIGLGNMGAPMATNLSQAGHTVRGFDLVSKPSGIELADSAEAAAADADVVITSLPNGMLVDQVVTSLTEADPTPRLYIDVSTIAVSQAREIARKVAEAGSRFIDAPVSGGIVGATNGTLAFMVGGAEEDFAAAKPLLVDMGSSVTHCGAIGNGQAVKACNNMILAVHQIVLAEALVLGQRLGLDPRDFFEVISHATGNSWALSVNAPVPGLVEGSPANHEFAPGFAAALMLKDLNLAMQAAHDTGTDTALGRAATEQYAEFVEAGHGGLDFSAIISAVEASQPPAAGW, from the coding sequence ATGACCACAGTTGCATTCATCGGCCTGGGTAACATGGGCGCACCCATGGCCACCAATCTTTCTCAGGCCGGCCACACCGTGCGCGGCTTCGACCTCGTATCCAAACCCTCGGGTATCGAGCTTGCAGACAGTGCCGAGGCGGCCGCGGCAGACGCCGATGTGGTGATCACGAGCCTGCCCAACGGGATGCTGGTTGACCAGGTCGTCACCTCACTCACTGAAGCTGATCCCACCCCGCGCCTCTATATTGACGTCTCTACGATCGCGGTTTCCCAGGCCCGAGAGATCGCCCGTAAAGTCGCCGAGGCTGGCTCGCGGTTTATCGACGCCCCCGTATCCGGTGGCATCGTCGGCGCGACCAACGGAACCTTGGCGTTTATGGTCGGCGGAGCAGAAGAGGATTTCGCTGCGGCGAAGCCCCTGCTTGTAGACATGGGGTCTTCGGTCACCCACTGTGGGGCGATCGGCAACGGGCAGGCCGTGAAGGCGTGCAATAATATGATCCTCGCTGTGCACCAAATCGTGTTAGCTGAAGCCCTTGTGCTGGGACAGCGGCTCGGGCTTGATCCGCGCGATTTTTTCGAGGTCATCTCCCACGCGACCGGCAATTCGTGGGCGCTAAGCGTCAACGCCCCTGTTCCGGGGCTCGTGGAAGGCTCCCCGGCGAACCATGAGTTTGCCCCTGGCTTCGCTGCCGCGCTCATGCTCAAGGATCTGAACTTGGCCATGCAGGCCGCACATGACACGGGCACTGATACCGCACTGGGGCGCGCTGCAACAGAGCAGTACGCTGAGTTTGTTGAGGCCGGTCACGGCGGGCTCGACTTCTCGGCGATCATTAGTGCCGTCGAGGCTAGTCAGCCACCAGCGGCTGGATGGTGA
- a CDS encoding inositol-3-phosphate synthase → MGNKKVRVAIAGVGNCATSLIQGVEYYKNTPAEEKVPGLMHVQLGDYHVGDVEFVAAFDVDADKVGKDLAEATESGMNCTIKISDVPHLGVEVQRGPTSDGLGEHYLSAITESPAEAVDVAQALRDAKADVLVSYLPVGSEEADKLYAQAAIDAGCAFVNALPVFIASDPEWARKFTDAGLPIIGDDIKSQVGATITHRVLAKLFEDRGVRLDRTMQLNVGGNMDFKNMLDRSRLESKKISKTQSVTSNLTEGPIAGKVDDRNVHIGPSDYVAWLDDRKWAYVRLEGTAFGEVPLSLEYKLEVWDSPNSAGVIIDAIRVAKIALDRGLAGPINPASSYLMKSPPVQLGDEKARADLEAFIAGEA, encoded by the coding sequence ATGGGAAACAAGAAAGTACGAGTTGCCATCGCGGGAGTTGGCAATTGCGCTACCTCGCTCATTCAAGGCGTGGAGTACTACAAAAACACCCCGGCGGAGGAGAAGGTGCCCGGGCTGATGCACGTCCAGTTGGGCGACTACCACGTCGGCGACGTCGAGTTTGTCGCCGCTTTCGATGTCGATGCCGACAAGGTGGGCAAGGACCTGGCCGAGGCTACCGAATCCGGCATGAACTGCACCATCAAAATCTCCGACGTACCCCACCTCGGCGTCGAGGTGCAGCGCGGCCCGACCTCCGATGGCCTAGGCGAGCACTACCTGTCCGCTATCACGGAGTCCCCGGCAGAGGCCGTCGACGTTGCGCAGGCGCTTCGTGACGCCAAGGCCGATGTCCTCGTCTCCTACCTGCCCGTGGGCTCTGAGGAGGCAGATAAGCTCTACGCCCAGGCTGCGATTGACGCCGGTTGTGCTTTCGTCAACGCCCTGCCGGTGTTTATCGCGTCCGACCCTGAGTGGGCGCGTAAATTCACCGACGCTGGTTTGCCGATCATCGGTGACGACATCAAGAGCCAGGTGGGAGCGACCATCACTCACCGTGTACTGGCCAAGCTCTTCGAGGACCGCGGGGTGCGGCTCGACCGCACGATGCAGCTCAACGTAGGTGGCAACATGGATTTCAAGAACATGCTGGATCGCAGCCGCCTGGAGTCCAAGAAGATCTCCAAGACCCAGTCCGTGACGTCGAACTTGACGGAGGGGCCAATCGCCGGGAAGGTGGATGACCGCAATGTTCACATCGGTCCCTCGGACTACGTTGCGTGGCTTGACGACCGCAAGTGGGCCTACGTCCGCCTCGAAGGCACAGCCTTTGGCGAGGTGCCGCTCAGCCTCGAGTACAAGCTCGAGGTGTGGGACTCGCCGAACTCGGCGGGCGTGATCATCGACGCGATCCGCGTGGCCAAGATCGCGCTCGACCGCGGGCTGGCCGGCCCAATCAACCCGGCGTCCTCGTACCTTATGAAGTCGCCGCCGGTCCAGCTCGGCGACGAGAAGGCCCGCGCGGATCTTGAGGCCTTCATTGCCGGCGAAGCGTAA